A single genomic interval of Microbacterium sp. BLY harbors:
- a CDS encoding ABC transporter ATP-binding protein, which yields MPIALEFTDVVVRREGRNIIDHVTWQVSDDQRWVILGPNGAGKTTLLQLADTLMHPTSGTVTVLGETLGRTDVFEIRPRIGFASTAMAKRIPRDETVLNTVLTAAYSVLGRWNESYEDIDERRALRVLGDWRLAHLADRTFGTLSDGEQKRVQIARAVMTDPELLLLDEPTASLDLGSREELLALLGGYASAPTTPAMLMVTHHVEEIPVGFTHVLLIRDGAVVAAGPIADTLTAEALGETFGMPIALSSEGGRYSARAAS from the coding sequence ATGCCGATCGCTCTGGAGTTCACCGACGTCGTCGTGCGCCGAGAGGGGCGCAACATCATCGATCACGTGACCTGGCAGGTCTCGGACGATCAGCGCTGGGTGATCCTCGGGCCGAACGGCGCGGGCAAGACGACCCTGCTGCAGCTCGCCGACACGCTGATGCACCCGACGTCGGGGACCGTCACCGTCCTCGGCGAGACGCTCGGACGCACGGACGTCTTCGAGATCCGGCCGCGGATCGGCTTCGCGTCGACGGCGATGGCCAAGCGCATCCCGCGGGACGAGACGGTGCTCAACACGGTTCTCACCGCGGCGTACTCGGTGCTCGGACGCTGGAACGAGAGCTACGAGGACATCGACGAGCGCCGCGCGCTGCGCGTTCTGGGGGACTGGCGTCTCGCGCACCTCGCCGACCGTACCTTCGGCACGCTGAGCGACGGCGAGCAGAAGCGCGTGCAGATCGCACGCGCCGTCATGACCGACCCGGAGCTGCTGCTCCTCGACGAGCCGACCGCGTCGCTCGATCTGGGTTCGCGTGAAGAGCTGCTCGCCCTGCTGGGCGGCTACGCGTCGGCGCCGACCACTCCCGCGATGCTCATGGTGACGCACCACGTGGAGGAGATCCCGGTGGGGTTCACGCACGTGCTGCTGATCCGCGACGGCGCTGTCGTCGCGGCCGGCCCGATCGCCGACACCCTCACGGCGGAGGCTCTCGGCGAGACGTTCGGCATGCCCATCGCGCTCAGCAGCGAGGGCGGACGCTACTCGGCCCGCGCCGCCTCCTGA
- the glgA gene encoding glycogen synthase has protein sequence MRVEMITKEYPPEIYGGAGVHVAELVSALRRDIDVTVRAFGAPRDEEGTFSYRAPESLAAANPALQTLGTDLEIVSAIAGADVVHSHTWYANFAGHLASQLHGIPHVLTAHSLEPLRPWKAEQLGGGYAVSSGIEKLAYENAAAVIAVSAGMRADILRSYPQVDPARVRVIHNGIDVERWRPVQDAAFLSSIGMDPNRPSVVFVGRITRQKGLPYLLQAARLLPPEVQLILCAGAPDTPEIMAEVQEGVRLLQQTREGVVWIERMLPRDELSAILAAATTFVCPSVYEPLGIVNLEAMACGAAVVGTATGGIPEVVDDGVTGRLVPIEQVQDGTGTPTDPERFVDDLAAVLTEVATDPVRARAYGDAGRERARAQFSWGAIADETRALYAEVSA, from the coding sequence ATGCGAGTCGAGATGATCACCAAGGAGTATCCGCCGGAGATCTACGGAGGCGCGGGTGTGCACGTCGCCGAGCTCGTCTCCGCACTGCGCCGCGACATCGATGTGACGGTGCGCGCCTTCGGTGCGCCGCGCGACGAGGAGGGCACGTTCTCGTACCGTGCACCCGAGAGTCTCGCCGCCGCCAACCCCGCGCTCCAGACCCTCGGCACGGATCTGGAGATCGTGTCGGCGATCGCCGGTGCCGACGTCGTGCACAGTCATACGTGGTACGCGAACTTCGCCGGGCACCTGGCCTCCCAGCTGCACGGCATCCCGCACGTGCTCACGGCGCACAGTCTCGAGCCCCTCCGGCCCTGGAAGGCCGAACAGCTCGGCGGCGGCTACGCGGTCTCCAGCGGGATCGAGAAGCTCGCCTACGAGAACGCCGCCGCGGTGATCGCGGTGAGTGCCGGCATGCGCGCCGACATCCTGCGCAGCTACCCGCAGGTGGATCCCGCCCGCGTCCGCGTCATCCACAACGGGATCGACGTCGAGCGCTGGCGGCCCGTGCAGGATGCCGCGTTCCTGTCCTCCATCGGCATGGACCCGAACCGGCCCTCGGTGGTGTTCGTCGGTCGGATCACGCGACAGAAGGGGCTGCCGTACCTGCTGCAGGCGGCGCGCCTGCTGCCGCCGGAGGTGCAGCTCATCCTCTGTGCCGGTGCCCCGGACACCCCGGAGATCATGGCCGAGGTGCAGGAGGGCGTGCGGCTGCTGCAGCAGACCCGAGAGGGCGTGGTGTGGATTGAGCGGATGCTGCCACGGGACGAGCTGTCGGCGATCCTGGCCGCGGCGACCACCTTCGTCTGCCCCTCCGTCTACGAACCCCTCGGCATCGTCAATCTGGAGGCGATGGCCTGCGGTGCGGCCGTCGTGGGGACGGCGACCGGCGGCATCCCCGAGGTGGTCGACGACGGCGTCACGGGTCGGCTGGTCCCGATCGAGCAGGTGCAGGACGGCACGGGCACTCCGACGGATCCGGAGCGCTTCGTCGACGATCTCGCGGCGGTGCTCACCGAGGTCGCGACGGACCCGGTCCGGGCGCGCGCGTACGGAGACGCCGGCCGGGAGCGGGCGCGCGCGCAGTTCAGCTGGGGGGCGATCGCCGACGAGACCCGCGCGCTCTACGCGGAGGTGTCGGCGTGA
- a CDS encoding glucose-1-phosphate adenylyltransferase has protein sequence MSAPKKVFGIILAGGEGKRLMPLTADRAKPAVPFGGQYRLIDFAISNLINSGLRQIVVLTQYKSHSLDRHISQTWRMSALLDSYVASVPAQQRLGKRWFSGSADAILQSMNLINDEKPDIVVVIGADHVYRMDFRQMLEAHIESGAKATVAGIRQPLALASQFGVIDADPESGRIRQFLEKPTDATGLADSPHEVLASMGNYIFDTDALIAAVEADGELPTSSHDMGGDIVPYFVDRGEAGYYDMKQNEVPGSSPRDRSYWRDVGTIDSFFDAHRDLISTLPIFNLYNMEWPIHSQAVNSPPAKFVRDSVGRIGNAIDSIVSLGSVLSGTHLERSVVGPWTLAGGGSTITDSVVFDHVHVGQGARVHRAILDKNVVLADGATVGVDRERDLARGFTVTESGITVVGKGVFIER, from the coding sequence ATGTCCGCTCCAAAGAAGGTCTTCGGGATCATCCTCGCCGGCGGCGAGGGCAAGCGACTCATGCCGCTGACGGCCGACCGCGCCAAACCCGCCGTCCCGTTCGGCGGGCAGTACCGCCTGATCGACTTCGCCATCTCGAACCTCATCAACTCCGGGCTGAGACAGATCGTCGTCCTGACGCAGTACAAGTCGCACAGCCTCGACCGGCACATCTCGCAGACCTGGCGCATGTCCGCGCTGCTCGACTCCTACGTCGCGTCGGTCCCCGCTCAGCAGCGTCTCGGCAAGCGCTGGTTCTCGGGCTCCGCTGACGCGATCCTGCAGAGCATGAACCTCATCAACGACGAGAAGCCCGACATCGTCGTCGTTATCGGTGCCGACCACGTCTACCGCATGGACTTCCGGCAGATGCTCGAGGCGCACATCGAGTCCGGGGCGAAGGCCACGGTCGCCGGCATCCGCCAGCCCCTCGCGCTCGCCTCGCAGTTCGGAGTGATCGACGCCGACCCGGAGTCCGGGCGCATCCGCCAGTTCCTGGAGAAGCCGACGGATGCGACGGGACTCGCGGACTCCCCGCACGAGGTGCTGGCATCGATGGGCAACTACATCTTCGACACGGACGCCCTCATCGCGGCCGTGGAGGCCGACGGGGAGCTGCCCACCTCCAGTCACGACATGGGCGGCGACATCGTGCCCTACTTCGTCGACCGCGGCGAGGCCGGCTACTACGACATGAAGCAGAACGAGGTGCCGGGGTCGTCGCCGCGCGACCGCTCCTACTGGCGTGACGTGGGGACGATCGATTCGTTCTTCGACGCCCATCGGGACCTCATCTCGACCCTGCCGATCTTCAACCTCTACAACATGGAGTGGCCGATCCACTCGCAGGCGGTCAACTCCCCGCCGGCGAAGTTCGTCCGCGACTCCGTCGGGCGGATCGGCAACGCCATCGACTCGATCGTCTCGCTCGGCTCCGTGCTCTCCGGTACGCACCTGGAGCGCAGCGTCGTGGGCCCGTGGACCCTCGCCGGCGGCGGCTCGACCATCACGGACTCCGTGGTGTTCGATCACGTCCATGTCGGCCAGGGCGCACGTGTGCATCGGGCGATCCTCGACAAGAACGTCGTCCTCGCCGACGGCGCCACGGTCGGGGTGGACAGGGAGCGCGACCTCGCCCGCGGGTTCACGGTGACGGAGTCGGGGATCACGGTCGTCGGCAAGGGCGTGTTCATCGAGCGCTGA
- the serB gene encoding phosphoserine phosphatase SerB, with protein MTTARFLVVLDADSTLIRNEVIELLAEEAGRRAEVQAATEAAMRGEIDFATSLRSRVAALSGVPVEAFSRVRARIEPTPGVRELTAAVHARGGVVGVVSGGFHEILDDVAPALGVDRWRANRLAVADGVLTGQVDGDIVDGAAKAHWLRTWADELGVAPHATIAIGDGANDLPMMAVAGAGLAFNAKPTVRESASLVVGPVDLGAVIPLLP; from the coding sequence GTGACCACCGCGCGCTTCCTCGTCGTCCTCGATGCCGACTCCACGCTCATCCGCAACGAGGTGATCGAACTCCTCGCCGAGGAGGCCGGCCGCCGGGCCGAGGTGCAGGCGGCCACCGAGGCGGCGATGCGGGGCGAGATCGACTTCGCGACCAGCCTGCGCTCGCGAGTGGCAGCGCTGTCCGGAGTACCCGTCGAGGCGTTCTCCCGTGTGCGGGCGCGCATCGAACCGACCCCCGGTGTACGGGAGCTCACTGCCGCCGTGCACGCACGCGGCGGCGTGGTCGGGGTCGTCTCCGGCGGGTTCCACGAGATCCTCGACGACGTCGCCCCCGCGCTGGGCGTCGACCGCTGGCGCGCCAATCGCCTCGCGGTCGCCGACGGCGTGCTGACGGGGCAGGTGGACGGCGACATCGTCGACGGCGCGGCCAAGGCCCACTGGCTGCGCACCTGGGCGGACGAGCTCGGGGTGGCGCCGCATGCGACGATCGCGATCGGCGACGGCGCGAACGACCTCCCGATGATGGCCGTCGCCGGCGCCGGCCTCGCCTTCAACGCGAAGCCGACCGTCCGCGAGTCCGCGAGCCTGGTGGTCGGTCCGGTCGATCTCGGCGCGGTCATCCCCCTGCTCCCCTGA
- a CDS encoding beta-ketoacyl-ACP reductase has translation MSAERVVLVTGGNRGIGRAIAERFVREGYRVAVTARSGEGPEGTLTVRADVTDAAALDAAFTEVEQQLGPVEIVVANAGITKDTLLMRMSEDDFDSVVATNLGGTFRVVKRASKGMLRARFGRVILISSVVGLYGSAGQTNYAASKSALVGFARSLTRELGGRGITANVVAPGFIETDMTAELPEETQKQYKANIPAGRFATPDEVAGVVTWLAGDDAGYISGAVIPVDGGLGMGH, from the coding sequence ATGAGCGCGGAGCGCGTCGTCCTCGTCACCGGTGGCAATCGCGGCATCGGCCGTGCCATCGCGGAACGATTCGTCCGGGAGGGCTACCGTGTCGCGGTGACGGCTCGCAGCGGAGAGGGCCCCGAAGGCACCCTGACGGTCCGGGCCGACGTCACGGACGCGGCGGCGCTCGATGCCGCGTTCACAGAGGTCGAGCAGCAGCTCGGACCGGTCGAGATCGTCGTCGCGAACGCCGGGATCACCAAGGACACGCTGCTCATGCGCATGAGCGAGGACGACTTCGACAGTGTCGTGGCCACGAACCTCGGGGGCACGTTCCGGGTGGTCAAGCGTGCGTCGAAGGGAATGCTGCGCGCGCGATTCGGCCGCGTCATCCTCATCTCCAGCGTCGTGGGCCTGTACGGCTCCGCGGGCCAGACCAACTACGCCGCGTCCAAGAGCGCACTCGTCGGCTTCGCGCGTTCCCTCACGCGCGAACTCGGCGGACGGGGGATCACGGCGAACGTCGTCGCGCCCGGCTTCATCGAGACCGACATGACGGCGGAGCTCCCGGAGGAGACGCAGAAGCAGTACAAGGCGAACATCCCCGCCGGACGCTTCGCGACGCCGGACGAGGTCGCGGGCGTCGTCACATGGCTGGCCGGCGACGACGCCGGGTACATCTCCGGTGCGGTGATCCCGGTCGACGGCGGACTCGGCATGGGGCACTGA
- a CDS encoding DUF4190 domain-containing protein, whose amino-acid sequence MSDPRTPGPTDPFGEHTPSVPTAPAPAPGYPGATPAYAPPPAAGPPSSPQQGYPSAPPAYGAPQTYAVAQPYAAPPARPSSGLAITSLVCGIAGVVLFWAVLPMLASIAAVITGHMALGQIRRSPGLGGRGMAIAGLILGYIMIGVLVFTIVSTLISLVVFGAFTLPFVFAR is encoded by the coding sequence GTGAGCGACCCCCGCACTCCCGGCCCCACGGATCCGTTCGGCGAGCACACCCCGAGCGTTCCCACCGCACCGGCCCCCGCCCCCGGGTACCCCGGCGCCACCCCGGCGTACGCGCCTCCGCCCGCCGCCGGCCCTCCGTCCTCCCCGCAGCAGGGGTATCCGTCGGCGCCACCGGCGTACGGCGCCCCGCAGACCTACGCCGTCGCACAGCCGTATGCGGCCCCTCCCGCGCGGCCGTCCAGCGGGCTCGCCATCACCTCCCTCGTCTGCGGCATCGCCGGTGTGGTGCTGTTCTGGGCGGTGCTGCCGATGCTCGCCTCGATCGCCGCCGTCATCACCGGGCACATGGCACTCGGGCAGATCCGTCGCTCCCCCGGGCTCGGCGGTCGCGGCATGGCGATCGCCGGACTCATCCTCGGCTACATCATGATCGGCGTGCTGGTCTTCACGATCGTCTCGACGCTCATCAGCCTGGTCGTGTTCGGGGCCTTCACCCTGCCGTTCGTCTTCGCCCGCTGA
- a CDS encoding DUF3099 domain-containing protein, with product MKNARRVPAVTSLPQSPRDEGDHRVRRYALTMTIRIVCFGLMFFVQPFGWWTWVFALAAAVLPYIAVVFANAGSDSTETAAESPMREIDAPPTAAPAPEVAPDVITIREGRTER from the coding sequence GTGAAGAACGCACGTCGAGTCCCGGCCGTCACCTCACTGCCGCAGTCCCCGCGGGATGAGGGCGACCATCGTGTGCGCCGATACGCCCTCACGATGACGATCCGCATCGTCTGCTTCGGGCTGATGTTCTTCGTGCAGCCGTTCGGCTGGTGGACCTGGGTCTTCGCCTTGGCCGCCGCCGTGCTCCCGTACATCGCCGTCGTCTTCGCCAACGCCGGAAGCGACAGCACGGAGACGGCCGCCGAGTCGCCGATGCGCGAGATCGACGCGCCGCCGACGGCGGCGCCCGCCCCCGAGGTCGCTCCTGACGTCATCACCATCCGGGAAGGCCGCACGGAGCGATGA
- a CDS encoding SURF1 family protein, with product MSNRLTRWAVYVLIAIGFAIACVFLSNWQFERNESRAEQIALVEQNYDAPAVPLSEVVADDALDPGDEWRPVTLVGEYLADEQLLVRNRPHGGTSAFEVLVPFRDQDGRVLIVDRGWVPPGEGQLPDAVPAPPAGEVTVTVRLRPGEPLPASGRGAPEGQVPTIHLPSIADRVGDDVITGAYGRLVDEQPAADAALGGFDSPTDDPGPHLSYAIQWILFAIMGFIFIGYIIRTEIVKHREELEGKPAAVKAPKRRDRDADVEDELLDAR from the coding sequence ATGAGCAACCGCCTGACACGGTGGGCCGTGTACGTCCTGATCGCCATCGGGTTCGCCATCGCCTGTGTGTTCCTGTCGAACTGGCAGTTCGAGCGCAATGAGTCCCGCGCGGAGCAGATCGCGCTCGTGGAGCAGAACTACGACGCCCCGGCCGTCCCCCTCTCCGAGGTGGTCGCGGACGACGCGCTCGACCCCGGGGACGAATGGCGACCGGTCACCCTCGTCGGCGAGTATCTCGCCGACGAGCAGCTCCTGGTGCGCAACCGCCCGCACGGCGGCACCAGCGCCTTCGAGGTCCTCGTCCCGTTCCGCGACCAGGACGGACGCGTCCTCATCGTCGACCGGGGCTGGGTCCCCCCGGGCGAGGGGCAGCTCCCCGACGCGGTGCCGGCGCCGCCCGCCGGCGAGGTGACGGTCACGGTGCGGCTGCGTCCCGGCGAGCCCCTGCCCGCGTCGGGCCGCGGAGCGCCGGAGGGCCAGGTGCCCACCATCCACCTTCCGTCCATCGCCGACCGGGTGGGGGACGATGTGATCACCGGCGCCTACGGGCGTCTGGTTGATGAGCAGCCCGCCGCCGATGCCGCACTGGGCGGCTTCGACTCACCGACCGACGACCCCGGGCCGCACCTCTCCTACGCGATCCAATGGATCCTCTTCGCCATCATGGGCTTCATCTTCATCGGGTACATCATCCGCACGGAGATCGTGAAGCATCGCGAGGAACTGGAGGGCAAGCCGGCAGCGGTGAAGGCCCCGAAGCGCCGCGACCGCGACGCGGACGTCGAGGACGAGCTGCTCGACGCGCGGTGA
- a CDS encoding pyridoxamine 5'-phosphate oxidase family protein, whose product MAAHPILPPSELAAWLRAQPTLTGTPPPLHLDDLPDDPVLLFRDWLRVAAAAGVPEPHAATLATVDTDGIPDARTLILKDVDARGWAFASTRSSGKAAQIAARPAAALNLWWQPQRRAVRVRGTVAEASAAESDADLAARSESARAGLRPGDWVLWRVVPTRVEFWQGSTDRNHARIVYEAAGRGWRHTVTGSAPAGQ is encoded by the coding sequence ATGGCGGCGCACCCGATCCTTCCTCCCTCGGAGCTCGCGGCGTGGTTGCGTGCGCAGCCCACCCTCACCGGGACGCCGCCGCCGCTGCACCTGGACGACCTTCCCGACGATCCGGTCCTGCTCTTCCGGGACTGGCTCCGCGTGGCGGCCGCTGCCGGCGTCCCCGAACCGCACGCCGCGACCCTGGCGACGGTCGATACGGACGGCATCCCGGACGCGCGCACGCTGATCCTCAAGGACGTGGATGCGCGCGGCTGGGCGTTCGCCAGTACGCGGTCGTCCGGGAAAGCCGCGCAGATCGCCGCTCGTCCGGCCGCGGCGCTGAACCTCTGGTGGCAACCGCAGCGGCGCGCGGTGCGGGTGCGGGGAACAGTGGCGGAGGCATCGGCAGCCGAGAGCGACGCCGATCTCGCCGCCCGCTCCGAGAGCGCACGCGCGGGACTGCGACCGGGGGACTGGGTGCTGTGGCGGGTGGTGCCGACGCGTGTCGAGTTCTGGCAGGGGTCGACCGACCGGAACCATGCGCGGATCGTCTACGAGGCGGCGGGCCGCGGGTGGCGGCACACCGTCACCGGCTCCGCTCCCGCCGGTCAGTGA
- a CDS encoding ABC-F family ATP-binding cassette domain-containing protein: MLAVHDLEIRVGARLLMENVSFRVSDGDKIGLVGRNGAGKTTLTKVLAGDVLPSGGTVTRSGELGYLPQDPRSGNPEDLARTRILDARGLGQLNLGMTEASLAMGSDDPAVAAKAMKRYGALTEKFEAQGGYAAEAEAASIAHNLSLPDRILDQPLSTLSGGQRRRIELARILFSDAQTMILDEPTNHLDADSVVWLREFLKNYKGGLIVISHDVELVGETVNRVFYLDANRQVIDIYNMNWKNYLRQRAADEERRKKERANAEKKATTLQQQAARFGAKASKAAAAHQMLARAEKLLSGLEDVRQEDRVAKLRFPKPAPCGKTPLMASGLSKSYGSLEIFTDVDLAIDRGSKVVVLGLNGAGKTTLLRMLAGVDQPDTGQLEPGHGLKVGYYAQEHENLDVSRSVLENMVSAAPHITETEARKVLGSFLFTGDDVLKPAGVLSGGEKTRLSLATLVVSSANLLLLDEPTNNLDPASREEILGALAHYEGAVVLVSHDPGAVQSLNPERVLILPDGVEDIWSQEYQDLIELA, encoded by the coding sequence GTGCTTGCCGTGCACGACCTCGAGATCCGCGTTGGCGCGCGCCTGCTGATGGAGAACGTCTCGTTCCGTGTGTCCGACGGCGACAAGATCGGCCTCGTCGGACGCAACGGTGCGGGCAAGACCACGCTCACCAAGGTGCTCGCGGGCGACGTGCTGCCCTCCGGCGGCACGGTCACCCGTTCCGGCGAGCTTGGGTACCTGCCGCAGGACCCGCGTTCGGGCAATCCGGAAGACCTCGCCCGCACCCGGATCCTCGACGCCCGTGGCCTGGGACAGCTCAACCTCGGGATGACGGAGGCCTCGCTCGCGATGGGCTCCGACGACCCCGCGGTCGCGGCCAAGGCGATGAAGCGCTATGGGGCGCTCACGGAGAAGTTCGAGGCGCAGGGCGGCTATGCGGCCGAGGCCGAGGCCGCGTCCATCGCGCACAACCTCTCGCTTCCGGACCGCATCCTCGACCAGCCGCTGTCGACCCTCTCGGGCGGCCAGCGGCGCCGGATCGAGCTCGCGCGCATCCTCTTCTCCGACGCGCAGACGATGATCCTCGACGAGCCCACCAACCACCTCGACGCCGACAGCGTGGTGTGGCTGCGCGAGTTCCTCAAGAACTACAAGGGCGGGCTGATCGTGATCAGCCACGATGTCGAGCTCGTCGGCGAGACCGTCAACCGGGTGTTCTACCTCGACGCCAACCGCCAGGTCATCGACATCTACAACATGAACTGGAAGAACTACCTCCGCCAGCGCGCCGCGGACGAGGAGCGCCGCAAGAAGGAGCGCGCCAACGCCGAGAAGAAGGCGACGACCCTGCAGCAGCAGGCGGCCCGATTCGGTGCGAAGGCGTCGAAGGCCGCGGCAGCGCATCAGATGCTCGCGCGTGCCGAGAAGCTCCTCTCCGGGCTGGAGGACGTGCGTCAGGAGGACCGCGTCGCGAAGCTGCGATTCCCGAAGCCGGCCCCCTGCGGCAAGACGCCGCTCATGGCCTCCGGGCTGTCGAAGTCGTACGGCTCGCTGGAGATCTTCACCGACGTCGACCTCGCGATCGACCGCGGTTCCAAGGTCGTCGTGCTGGGTCTCAACGGTGCGGGCAAGACGACGCTGCTGCGCATGCTCGCGGGTGTCGACCAGCCCGACACCGGTCAGCTCGAGCCGGGCCACGGCCTCAAGGTCGGCTACTACGCGCAGGAGCACGAGAACCTCGACGTCAGCCGGTCGGTGCTGGAGAACATGGTGTCGGCGGCGCCGCACATCACCGAGACCGAGGCCCGCAAGGTCCTGGGATCGTTCCTGTTCACCGGCGACGATGTGCTCAAGCCCGCGGGTGTGCTGTCCGGAGGCGAGAAGACCCGGCTCTCGCTGGCGACGCTGGTCGTGTCGTCCGCGAACCTGCTGCTGCTCGACGAGCCCACGAACAACCTCGATCCCGCCTCCCGCGAGGAGATCCTCGGGGCCCTGGCCCACTACGAGGGCGCCGTGGTGCTCGTGTCGCACGACCCCGGGGCCGTGCAGTCGCTGAACCCCGAGCGCGTCCTCATCCTGCCCGACGGCGTCGAGGACATCTGGAGCCAGGAGTACCAGGACCTCATCGAACTCGCGTAG
- a CDS encoding DedA family protein, with the protein MDILNDLILQAIASPWLYAVLFAVTVIDGFFPPVPSETVLVAAAAVAASTGDGNILLLGAVAAVGAAIGDNVAFLIGRRLVTTRYAWMRRPRVAAAFDFAQRALDRRSATLILGARYIPIGRVAVNMSAGALGFAWRRFLPLSLIAGVSWSVFSLAIGLLAGAWLRDQPLLSAGLGILVALVVGVVIDRIAALRRRRAPVPHLAG; encoded by the coding sequence GTGGACATCCTCAACGACCTCATCCTCCAGGCGATCGCCTCCCCGTGGCTCTATGCGGTGCTGTTCGCCGTCACCGTGATCGACGGGTTCTTCCCGCCGGTCCCCAGCGAGACGGTGCTCGTCGCCGCAGCGGCCGTCGCCGCGTCCACCGGCGACGGGAACATCCTGCTCCTCGGGGCGGTGGCCGCCGTCGGGGCGGCGATCGGCGACAACGTCGCCTTCCTCATCGGGCGCCGCCTCGTCACCACCAGGTACGCGTGGATGCGACGTCCCCGCGTGGCCGCGGCCTTCGACTTCGCCCAGCGCGCCCTGGACCGCCGCAGCGCCACCCTGATCCTCGGCGCCCGGTACATCCCGATCGGACGCGTCGCGGTCAACATGTCCGCGGGCGCGCTCGGGTTCGCCTGGCGTCGCTTCCTTCCGCTGAGCCTCATCGCCGGGGTGAGCTGGAGCGTGTTCAGCCTCGCGATCGGACTGCTCGCCGGTGCGTGGCTCCGCGACCAGCCTCTGCTCAGCGCGGGGCTCGGCATCCTCGTGGCACTCGTCGTCGGCGTGGTGATCGATCGGATCGCCGCGCTGCGCCGCCGCCGTGCGCCCGTCCCCCACCTGGCAGGATGA
- a CDS encoding sensor histidine kinase has protein sequence MARRRERTPRPPRISRRTGALVALIAAVVVLYALVVPLQTVLTGTPLPLTFLLGAALCAAPLLALSRPRSAIVVFTAGAFSLPLLVEPERAIESPWPWSVPALLTFVLFVGVMSFVHGARLGALALVIGALTSLTAPLLRPDMVATPVSAGSATADLIVTASVATAMFLIAILVAGRVRVAAELTREKEHSALEESRRALVEERTRIARELHDVVAHSMSVIQVQASTARYRIVGLDDAAAAEFDDIAATARSSLTEMRRMLGVLRTEDQQAELAPQQGVDDVPALVDTVRRAGVEVGLVLEGLETAAAAGPGVQIAAFRIVQEALSNAVRHAPGARVSVRLRADAVNLLIRVWNAAPPRPAEAHAGGYGLRGMRERAELLGGSLAAGPSEDGGWSVDATLPLSAPTPVLAPSASAEDKETP, from the coding sequence ATGGCACGCCGCCGAGAGCGCACACCGCGCCCGCCCCGGATCAGCCGTCGCACCGGCGCCCTCGTGGCGCTGATCGCGGCGGTCGTCGTGCTGTACGCACTCGTCGTCCCCCTGCAGACGGTGCTGACCGGAACCCCGTTGCCCCTCACCTTCCTGCTCGGCGCCGCCCTCTGTGCCGCGCCCCTGCTCGCCCTGTCCCGCCCGCGCTCGGCCATCGTCGTGTTCACCGCCGGCGCCTTCTCACTGCCGCTGCTCGTCGAGCCGGAGCGCGCGATCGAATCGCCGTGGCCCTGGTCCGTGCCGGCGCTGCTGACCTTCGTGCTCTTCGTGGGGGTGATGTCGTTCGTCCACGGCGCCCGACTCGGCGCGCTCGCCCTCGTGATCGGTGCGCTCACCTCGCTGACCGCCCCGCTGCTCCGTCCCGACATGGTGGCGACGCCCGTGAGCGCGGGCAGCGCCACCGCCGACCTCATCGTGACGGCCTCGGTCGCGACGGCGATGTTCCTCATCGCCATCCTCGTCGCCGGTCGTGTGCGGGTCGCCGCCGAGCTGACGCGGGAGAAGGAGCACAGCGCGCTGGAGGAGTCCCGCCGCGCACTCGTGGAGGAGCGCACGCGGATCGCCCGTGAACTGCACGATGTCGTGGCGCACAGCATGTCCGTGATCCAGGTGCAGGCCTCGACCGCACGGTATCGGATCGTCGGCCTCGATGACGCCGCGGCTGCCGAGTTCGACGACATCGCGGCGACGGCGCGGTCGTCCCTCACCGAGATGCGTCGGATGCTGGGCGTGCTCCGCACCGAGGACCAGCAGGCCGAACTGGCCCCGCAACAGGGAGTGGACGATGTTCCCGCCCTCGTCGACACCGTCCGCCGCGCCGGCGTGGAGGTGGGACTCGTGCTCGAAGGGCTCGAGACCGCGGCTGCAGCGGGCCCCGGCGTGCAGATCGCCGCTTTCCGCATCGTGCAGGAGGCGCTGAGCAACGCCGTCCGGCACGCCCCCGGTGCGCGCGTCTCCGTGCGACTCCGCGCCGACGCCGTGAACCTGCTCATCCGGGTGTGGAACGCCGCTCCCCCGCGTCCGGCGGAGGCGCACGCCGGCGGTTACGGCCTGCGCGGCATGCGCGAGCGCGCCGAGCTGCTCGGCGGCAGTCTCGCGGCCGGCCCCTCGGAGGACGGCGGCTGGTCGGTCGACGCGACGCTGCCGCTCTCCGCGCCCACTCCCGTGCTCGCCCCCTCCGCCTCCGCGGAAGACAAGGAGACCCCGTGA